A segment of the Cinclus cinclus chromosome 3, bCinCin1.1, whole genome shotgun sequence genome:
CTTCGGGCTCAGAAAGATCCGTTTCATTTTAAAGGGAACATTCCCTCAGGGATCTCATTAGCACCATCATGAAAGTCAGAAAGGAACGGAAGGTTCTTGAGGGGGGTGATGGTGGGGAGGTAAACAGGACAGAAGCACTGTCAGAGAACATACTCAgagctgtattttctttttctcatgcacacacatgcttttttttctgtcagaaaaacTCACCTGGCATTGCAATCATGAACTGTATGGTCATATATCCAGAAACACAGAGCTAACAGGCACCCTGTGGAGGCAAATGCACAGAATGAAATCTTAACTttccctctgcagggctggggcacacCATGCCAAGGTCGTTCAAACAGTCTGCTCTAGCCAAGAGCACTTGGACAGCAATGCCCACCCAGGGGCTCAATCACTGTTAGCCTGCTGTAAGGATGCAGGCCAATTTAAAAGCCTGGTAGGTACAAATTATCATGTTTGATGTCCCAGCAACAAGCACTGCATGACCCCTCCCAATTAGTGAACACACCCCAAGCAGTTACACGGATGCTCCTTATGCAGTTCTGCCTTTCAGAGAGCAAGGTGCAAGATCTGGTGTGGGTGAACCCCTCCATGGAGCATCTGGTGCTGAAGGAGGTGCTTGGAGAACAATGTCTTTCTTAGAAAATCACATCTTTCTGGAGTGAAAGCAAAGCTTCAACGACAGAAACAAACCAGTGTCTCGCTCACTTCTCTTGTGAACCATCAGGGCTACGTTCTGCCTGTGTTTGCTTGAAGAGGAATTGCAGGATGTCATCTGAGAGTCCAGGTGTCCTCCTCTTGTTTTCCAACAAGGCTTCTCCTTCAGCTGGCTTTGAAAAGCAAGCAGAAGGGGGGTGATTTGGAAAGATCTTACAGCCATCTCTGTTCAAGACCAGCTGTGCCATTTGCAGACAACGTGACACATATTTTGCTCCGCCCTTTTGTTCCAGCTCGGAAATCTTCTGTGACAGACACCTTGAGGCAGCCTCGTAGGTTGGATCCTTTCTCTCTGGCTGCTTTCTGCAATACATTCTGTAGAAGCCATCCAGAGAGTCCCTGATGCTGGGATCTTCTGCACTATCACGTTCACACACCCACGAGAGCGCAGCATCATTAGGTTCAGAGGGCTCACACAGCCCTGCTTTTGGGTAACATCTCACGTTTGCTTCCTCAGAGCCTTCAGCAGAACAGCCcgcaggagctgcagatgatGGATTGCTCTCTCCTGCAAGCAGAGGATCAATGAAACTCATTAGTCACCAGTCATCCCTGTGGCAAAGTCTTTTTCTGTCCCCCTCCCACTGCAGTCTGGCAAACAGGCTCTTTGCATGAGCAAACCAAGTGCTGCTCTGAACACAGCTGGGCCTTCCTGCACAGATTGGTATAAGAGGAGCTGATCTGGGGACCTCACAGTTGTCCCAGACTTGACACTGCAGTGCCTGGACCTACTTGGTGGTACAGATCTCCTGGCTCCTCTCAGTCACACTTCCAAAGAGGTGGAAATTGggatctgctgctcctggagatGACAGCTGACCCACAAGCAAGTCTGGTTTGCAGCTGAGATAGTTTTGtatctgtttcattttttccccttgtctCTGGGTCTACTTTTCATAGTTCTCAATTTTACTCCTACAGCACAACGTTCAGTCCTGACCTCCAGCTTTCAGCCAGATTCACAGCCTCCATACCAACACTGTTCTGGTGGCTGCATGGAGTTTCAGAATGAGGACTGCAAAGGGAGACTCCATGCATGAAGTCCCACTTTTGCAGCCCCACTACACTAAATGCTCTCCCCACACCCTGATAGAATTTCCATGGACAAAATTAATGCAAAGACCAAGGACCCATTCTTGCCTagctcttctcctccttccttgcTGACCCACATCTCTGGATAACAATCAGGGCTGTGGTTTTCTTCCGCTTCAGAACAATCAAGGGGGATGCTTTGCACTAATTAATACATCACAACAGGGACACTTGGCAATAACAAGACCAGGACGATCAGCAAGCTTCTAGGAGGAAGAAGTTTCATGAAGAGACCTTGAATTGGGCTTTGGTACCCAGGCAGTGCCTCTGACTGCAATCTCATCTCCAAGCCCACTGCACCAGATCGTTTGCCAAGCACCTGAGTCACCAACAAGGAAATTTTCCAGGGCTCAGCCAGAGGTTGCACAGCCGTCATCTGCAAGTTACATAAGCAGGATGCAGGCAGTCAGAAAACAGCTTGGTCTTTTCTAATTCTGTGAAATGTAAAGCAGAGTGCAGTCCTTTATTTCAGTAGGAGGCTATGTTCAAAGGGAGTCTCAGtagtggcagtggtggcagaaGGCTGTTTTTCTCTCCTGGTACACAAAGAGCCACCCTTCCCTTCCTAAGCAGAGATTCATTAACATGAAATTCAACTGTCTGTGCTGACACACTGTACCTCGTCTCTTTCTTCCTGCCCCTACTTCCTATCTTTGATCTTTCTCCTCAATTGCACTTCATCTCTGATTAAGCAATTTTAAATAGAACTTTCCCTCCCCTTGCAATGTCCAATGCAGTACAAAGAAAAGCTTGGTGGCCTTTTTAACAGTGAGCTGTGGCATCAGAATAGCAGATCAGAGAACAGGTCCATTTTGCCTCAGTAACCTCTCAGCCTAAGCTAAATTAGAAGTGAAGCCTCATGCATCTCTGATAATTCAATCAAGTGGCACTTGGACTCAGACTCCTGTGGCAATTGCAGACCCCTGTGTTCTGCTGGCTTATTTGCTACCTCCTGCTCACAGCCACATTTTGTGACatagcagcagctgcctccagctACACATACCAAGCCTGCATGactcagggaaaagaaaaatcctgttgGTTTCATGTTGTCAGGGGAGACTTCAGTAATGttgctttgcctttctcctaCCATCTTagtttggatattaggaaagacttcttcacagaaagggttgtcaagcactggaacaggctgcccagggaagtggttgagtcatcatctctggaggtgtttaaaCAATATGTAGATGAGGCACTTGGGAACAAGGCtcagtggtggacttggcagtgtgaGGTTTAtagttggactccatgattttaaaggtcttttccaacttcagAGATTCTACTGCATTTTATTCCAAGGTCAGTAGGGCCTATAAAGCTGGCATCCTTATGCTGAAGCACAACCCACCAAAGAAGTGACTTGTAAGTGTCTCAGGGGTATGTTCTGGGGTTTGATTAGTCAGAACATATTCCATTATTATTATGGTGagaacagttttctttctgctgctaGCTCAGATTTATGCATCTCTATTTCCCAACAGCAGGTCCTATCCTCTTAGTGGATTACTTTTCCAGCAAAGCCTTCTGAAGGCAAGATAGCCAACAGGGTTGGATGCCCCAGACCTGGGAATgctcaaagccaggttggataaggccctgagcaacctgatccagggggaggtgtccctgtccatggcaggggggctgGGACTACGTGGcctttaaggtccattccaactcCTTagtgttctgtgattctatgacagGAAAAGCTGGAtgcagaattcacagaatcaatCTATAATTCACAAAGTGGTGCCTTTCCTGAGCTTTCCTGACAATTTTCCAATACATTCCAAACTGTGTGCCAAGACTGATGGTTGAAAATACACCCAAACCTTTGCCTGCCTAAAAGTTATCAGTTAAGGTAGAGGTCCTTCCTCAATACCCTCTGAAGAGCTGGTACTGCTGTAGAAAGGTGCAAATCTCCTGAATGATTTATAAACCACAGGGAACAAGCACAGTAGCTGGATGCCTGCAGGGTCCAGAAAGAGCTTCTCAGCtggggcacacacagagcacacaaacTCTGTGTTGTAGACCAGCAAACATGCTGCTAATGGCAAAGACAGCTTTTAACTCCTTCTTTTGCCTCTCCATGCACCTGCACCCCTCAGGAAAGCTGGGATTCTCTCATAACACACAGCAGTGGTGCTTCAAAGCCTAGACCTCTCTGGCCATctctcagcagcaggaaaaatgtAGCTTTGTAAATGCCTTAGTAAAATCCTTCCATGGTAAACTTAACAGCACAGCTGTCACACACCCCTGTGTTGTCTTGGCCCAACACCTACAGAATTCAAGGCAAAGACAGCAAGGCTGAAAACTCTCACTCTCTGCCTGCAATAGAATTTCATCACCAGAGAATCTGGCTCattatttttagttattttcaCTCATTTATACTACTAAGTATTAAAGGGGGGGAGGCAGGGGAAGCACcaataaaaaagccccaaaaaccTGGAACAGTCATTATTAATGTCTATTTCACTCTCACATGATGGAAAATCATGAGTAAGAATGTATATTATTTCATCTGTTCCTCCACTCCATGCTAACTGAAGTTCAGCATTTGCAGCTAATTAGTAAAAGAGCTGGGGGCAGATAAAAGGATATTCTTGTGTTTATAAACCTGCTgatgaaaatttaaaagctccaTCTGGTAGAAGCACATAACCCTACTGCCTGAAGCACATAACCAAATCCTGCTTTGAACCTGGGCCACTTTCAGTAAGGCAACAATGCAGCAGTATTATTATTTGCACTTATAGAAAATGTAGCTGTTTGAGTTTCTGTATAACTGTGTTCAAGCACAGTGAAGTTCTCACAGATTGCATTATTTCTCTTATCCCACCAGCCTGTCAGGATCTACCTGGGGTGACTGCAATCATCCACAAGAAAGGGTCTGTGGTTGCCATGAAGTGCTATAACAAGTAAACACAGATGCCACCCCTGAGAGTTGCTCCAGCCTTCACCCTCCTCTTACAAAATCCCCTCTCCATCAGACATGTCTATATGGCATGGGAAAGCTCAAGGAAAGGTGATACTAGCTGGACtagagcagagctcccagctgACACCAAAGCTGTGCCAATTCACATTAGTTCAGGGATGCATCCATCTGCACAGAAGGTGAGAACAGGTCCCATGTGGCAGCCAAACTCCCTACAAGTATTGAGCACTTGATGCATAGAAAAGCgtattttgttgggttttttcttctttccacctGGCTGCTTTCCAGTGGGAGTGCATGTATCATCATGGGAATGCAGTTCCTCTCTGCtcagggaagaaagaagaaattttagGAGAATTTGGCAGGAGCTCTTTCTACCCCAATCTCACAAAGCACTATAGCCTGTCAGTAATCACACATCCGAGTACTCAGAAATTGCAAATCTAGATATTTGAGGATCAAATTCTATTGCCCTTGCTTGCATTAAGAACATTTCCTCTGATTACAACTGTTAAAAACCCATGTGTGAGCTGCTGATCGCATTCCTTTACATGAGCTGAAATACATTTGCATTATAGGATTTTTATTACCACATTTAAATTGCAATAGCACCAAAAAGACAAGTATCAAGAAAATAAGTATCAATCTGCTAAATACTGCACAAACACTTACCACATTGAGTAAATGACAGATCCTAAAGCCTTTGGTGTACAGTATTGAATAATTTAGAGATTACAATTTCTCTGCCTTGCAGAAAGTAACTGTTGGTCTTCTTGGGCAAAGGCAAAATGAAATTTCCAATGACATTATCATTCAAAAAGACTGTTATGAGCAAAGCAAATTTGTTCCACGGGTATTTAAATTGTGAACTGAAAGTGAAAATAAGAATATAACAAGCCTAGCTACTTTGCTGTCTCCCTGGTGGCACACAAACCAGCTTTCTCCCGTGGTCATCTGCAGTAGGCTGCAGCTCACAAGATGGGATCTGGGAGACTCTGCTTTACACATGACATAACCAGCTATATTCTTCACCCCCCAGCCCACAGGAGTGGCACATGTGGTTGTGTCTGACTGCTGAGTGCTGGCCAAGAGCTCTGCTAATGCCAGCTGCTCTGACAGGGGACCTGGAGAAAGTGAGGGTAagcaaaaggcagcaaaaagggaggaatttggggacTGGATTAGAAAAGGGAGACAGTGACAGAGGAATAGCACTGGGTATGGCCCAGTACTGAGTCAtgctctctgctttttttcttctttctgctgcaCATTTGTGATGTGAAAAGTTggggggatggggtgggggCTTCAATCTGTGTGGAATAAGACGTAAGCAGTTATTTTAGGGAAGCATAAAAACTCTTCCCTTTTGGTCTAACCCCCTTAGGAATctgaaattcaagaaaaaataaaaaggctggCAAATGGTAAAGTGCTCTTGAAATGCAATATGCAGGCACAGTGCATTCCCCTAGACACTCTTCCAAATGTCACACTGGTATtaaaccctgccctgctccaagAGCTCACATCCGATGCCTGCTGCGCTGAGCTTTTAATACAGCTGGGAAATTCAGCTCAATGAAAGCTTTCAGAGAACACACTGGTTAAACACACGGCATTTAATAAACCACAGAGGAAGTCAGCTACAATATGAACTACAAATTAACACTCCTGATCTGCTGAAGGCCAAGAGATAAACACCACTGCCACTTCACAGATCTGTTTCTAAGCAACCAGATCCCACAGGCCAGGGCAACAGGTAtgggcagaagcaggagcagatCATAAACACCATCACTTACAGCTGTGCCCCAAGAGCCCGAGAAGGATGATACATCCTCAGCCAGGCCACAGAGCAATGGGCTTTGGATGTAACTTCTgtgaacagctgctctgagtgcaACAGCATACAGGGACTTCTGTCATTGCAAAGATCGCAGGTGTCTTCGAAGGGATGGGCAGCAATGTAACACTGGGGTGCCCgagattttattttcacaaatatttcacTCCTTCCCTTGGAGCTCATCATCATTCTAAAAATACAAATTGCAAATTTAAGAATTCTTCGATGAGGTATACTTAAAGTGGTTTAACTTACACGATTATCGAGccagtaaaaaaacaaaccctaaagCATCCCCATTTGTCTCAAACACTGCTTAAGATCTAAGGTTAAAGATTCTATTATTTAGGGTAAGCCTtctttgaaatagaaataacaatttttaaaaactcacaCAGCTGAAAACATCAACTGTCAATTGAAGTTATTATCCAGCAGATGAGGACATCAAGGGGCTTTATTAAACTGCAATTatctgctgctttcctgttCTATACAAAGTCTTGGGAACTCAGCCTGACTCACCGTGTCTGTGTAACACTAAAGGCACCAATTTCCCAGAGGAAACTCTGATAAGGCTTCTTGAGCTAATTGCTCAGCTTCTAATTAGGAATTAGGAGAGCACAGGGAAGTGCCTGTAAGAACAGCAGCATGCAAGCTCACGTGCACAGAcagtgctgctctggagcaccttctccttccttccccagagccAAACATCTCAATGGGCTGTGGAGCTCTGACACACAGGATCCAACACAAGCATCCCCAAGCCAAGCCTCTGCCTTCTCTGCTGGTGAAAATCAGAACTGTCCACCCATGTCAAGCCCCTGATCACCACGaccacagcactgctctgcccacagggaAGACTCACCATTTGAATCAGATTTGACTAAGGTCTTCCTGTGAACAGGAGGATATTTCAgtaaaatgataattttttatcttcttttcatCTGTGACTTGCAgtattggatttttttatacATGGAAGGCTCTAATTTAGCTCCAGATGGTATTTGCCTTTAAGCTCATCctatttcagaataaaagtCTGGTGCTTGAAACAGGTGAGAAACAATCCTGCCTACCTGATTTTCACTGTTTAAGATTTGTAAAAATTTTATGGAGGAAATCTATGTTTTATGGTGCCTGAAGAAGCTTCCTCACTTTA
Coding sequences within it:
- the SHLD1 gene encoding shieldin complex subunit 1 produces the protein MEEKETSPSHTSESSILDLPSVYDLAEQFLPPHSSENSEELYPSGNIFPSPPTGESNPSSAAPAGCSAEGSEEANVRCYPKAGLCEPSEPNDAALSWVCERDSAEDPSIRDSLDGFYRMYCRKQPERKDPTYEAASRCLSQKISELEQKGGAKYVSRCLQMAQLVLNRDGCKIFPNHPPSACFSKPAEGEALLENKRRTPGLSDDILQFLFKQTQAERSPDGSQEK